The following proteins come from a genomic window of Pseudomonas putida:
- a CDS encoding LysR family transcriptional regulator has protein sequence MDFRQLRYFVAVYEEGHVGRAAERLSLSQPALSQQIRQLEHSLDLSLFERSNKRLLPTLAAHTLYNHALPLLDGLQRAHEAMRNFKGQSLRTLAIGVLQTVRPSLIPQLLERLRKAQPHLVVQIYELSGLEIERRLLNGSLDIGISYLPPRQPGLHGLLLYEDELQLVIPDTHPLKDFKKVSIRQAAELPMLMLGEEFQIRQIWQAQLASQGRRPQVQAEMNNMAGILDSLAHTALATILPGRAKEAAEDDQGLLWKPLSEPRVPLKVGLVFRDAQRQQASVELLRTLLEEETDARLLGASPLDVLA, from the coding sequence ATGGATTTCCGCCAACTGCGTTATTTCGTCGCGGTGTACGAAGAAGGCCACGTAGGCCGTGCCGCCGAACGCCTGTCGCTGTCACAGCCGGCGCTTTCCCAGCAGATCCGCCAATTGGAGCACAGCCTCGACCTGAGCCTGTTCGAGCGCAGCAACAAACGCTTGCTGCCGACCTTGGCCGCCCACACCTTGTACAACCATGCCCTGCCGTTGCTCGACGGCCTGCAGCGTGCCCACGAAGCTATGCGCAACTTCAAGGGCCAGTCGCTGCGCACCTTGGCTATCGGTGTATTGCAGACCGTGCGGCCAAGCCTGATACCGCAGCTGCTTGAACGGCTGCGCAAGGCTCAACCCCACCTGGTCGTGCAGATTTACGAGTTGTCGGGGTTGGAGATCGAACGGCGCCTGCTCAACGGCAGCCTGGACATCGGCATCAGCTACTTGCCGCCGCGCCAGCCAGGTCTGCATGGCCTGCTGTTGTACGAAGATGAGCTGCAACTGGTCATACCCGATACCCACCCGCTGAAGGACTTCAAGAAGGTGTCCATCCGCCAGGCCGCCGAGTTGCCCATGCTGATGCTGGGCGAGGAGTTCCAGATCCGCCAGATCTGGCAGGCGCAGTTGGCCAGCCAGGGTCGACGGCCGCAGGTGCAGGCAGAGATGAACAATATGGCAGGGATTCTCGATAGCCTCGCGCACACGGCGCTGGCTACCATTCTGCCGGGGCGCGCCAAGGAGGCCGCCGAAGATGATCAGGGGCTGCTGTGGAAGCCGCTCAGCGAGCCGCGCGTGCCGCTGAAGGTTGGCCTGGTCTTCCGCGATGCCCAGCGCCAGCAGGCGTCCGTAGAGCTGCTGCGCACGTTGCTGGAGGAAGAGACGGACGCTCGTCTGTTGGGGGCATCACCGCTGGATGTGCTGGCCTGA
- a CDS encoding aminotransferase class III-fold pyridoxal phosphate-dependent enzyme — protein sequence MNLFNLRRSASAAAAEPKRAPVIVPQASELSLDRLMPGAERAAQVFVRGQGSWLWDNEGHAYLDFTQGGAVNSLGHSPSVLVKALGAQAQALINPGSGFHNRGLLGLVNRLCQSTGSDQAYLLNSGAEACEGAIKLARKWGQLHRNGAYHIITASQACHGRSLGALSASDPLPCNRCEPGLPGFSKVPFNDLAALHAEVDSRTVAIMLEPIQGEAGVIPATQEYLKGVETLCRELGILLILDEVQTGIGRCGALLAEELYGVRADIITLGKGLGGGVPLAALLARGKACCAEPGELDGSHHGNALMCAAGLAVLDSVLEPGFLAQVQDNGRHLREGLSRLTGRYGQGEVRGHGLLWALQLKENLARELVAAALHEGLLLNAPQTDVVRFSPALTVSKGNIDEMLLRLARAFARLHAQQQARREVPA from the coding sequence ATGAACCTGTTCAACCTGCGCCGCTCGGCTTCTGCCGCCGCCGCCGAGCCCAAGCGTGCGCCGGTGATCGTGCCGCAAGCATCCGAGCTGTCGCTTGATCGCCTGATGCCCGGCGCCGAACGTGCGGCGCAGGTATTCGTGCGTGGCCAGGGCTCCTGGTTGTGGGACAACGAAGGGCATGCCTACCTGGACTTCACCCAAGGCGGCGCGGTCAACAGCTTGGGCCACAGCCCCAGCGTGCTGGTCAAAGCGTTGGGAGCCCAGGCTCAGGCGTTGATCAACCCGGGCTCGGGCTTTCACAACCGTGGCCTGCTGGGGCTGGTCAATCGGCTGTGTCAGAGTACCGGCAGTGACCAGGCCTACCTGCTCAACAGCGGTGCAGAGGCCTGTGAAGGGGCGATCAAGCTGGCGCGTAAGTGGGGCCAGCTGCACCGCAATGGCGCCTATCACATCATTACTGCCAGCCAAGCCTGCCATGGCCGTAGCCTGGGCGCGCTGTCCGCATCCGACCCGTTACCATGCAATCGCTGCGAACCTGGCCTGCCGGGTTTCAGCAAGGTGCCGTTCAACGACCTGGCGGCGCTGCACGCCGAGGTGGATTCACGCACCGTGGCGATCATGCTCGAGCCGATACAGGGTGAGGCGGGCGTTATTCCCGCTACTCAGGAATACCTCAAGGGCGTGGAAACGCTCTGCCGCGAACTGGGCATCCTGCTGATCCTTGATGAGGTGCAGACCGGTATTGGTCGCTGTGGTGCGCTGCTGGCCGAGGAGCTCTATGGCGTGCGCGCCGACATCATCACCTTGGGCAAGGGCCTGGGGGGCGGCGTGCCACTGGCCGCCTTGCTGGCCAGGGGCAAGGCATGCTGCGCCGAGCCTGGTGAGCTGGACGGCAGCCACCATGGCAACGCGCTGATGTGCGCCGCCGGCCTGGCGGTGCTGGACAGCGTGCTGGAACCTGGCTTTCTGGCCCAGGTTCAGGACAACGGTCGTCACCTGCGTGAAGGCCTGAGCCGCCTGACCGGGCGCTATGGTCAGGGTGAAGTGCGCGGTCACGGGCTGCTATGGGCCCTTCAACTGAAAGAAAACCTGGCCCGCGAGCTGGTGGCTGCGGCCCTGCACGAGGGCCTGCTGCTCAACGCGCCGCAAACGGATGTGGTGCGCTTTTCTCCGGCGCTGACTGTGAGCAAAGGCAACATCGACGAAATGCTGCTGCGCCTGGCGCGCGCTTTCGCCCGCCTGCATGCCCAGCAGCAGGCCCGCCGCGAAGTGCCGGCGTAG
- a CDS encoding YqaE/Pmp3 family membrane protein — translation MDFIRIIIAIILPPLGVFLQVGFGGAFWLNILLTLLGYIPGIVHAVYIIAKR, via the coding sequence ATGGACTTTATCCGCATTATCATCGCCATTATCCTGCCGCCGCTGGGGGTGTTCCTTCAGGTCGGGTTTGGCGGGGCGTTCTGGCTGAATATCCTGCTGACCCTGCTGGGGTACATTCCGGGGATCGTGCATGCGGTGTACATCATCGCCAAGCGGTGA
- a CDS encoding prolyl oligopeptidase family serine peptidase, translating into MIETPVSSPAAEFSAAQAVAAGTDFAELKVSADGLFWNEFRPADGACRIWHWLHYQARCLTPDGFSVRSRVYEYGGGSFCLGGDGLVFVNEKDQQVYTQPLDDLLPRALTQDASCRYGDVQWHDGQVLAVEERHAEQVEHRLVALGNSSREVLAEGADFYASPAVSADGQRLAWIEWDRPAQPWTVTRLMCRARDASGHWGPAQCVAAAEESLQQPRFDAQGRLYCLSDRKGFWQPWGEVDGQWQALPAASADHAAAPWQLGTCTWLPLSPQSYLASWFEDGFGQLGLRGEDGRMERFASAYTRFRSLTMDSEHLYAIAASPISPPAVIAIDRNNHEVRVLAGGAEVLPAGNISLPQPIHYNSDGEQAHGFFYPPAQSQGAAPLVVFIHGGPTSACYPVLDPRIQYWTQRGFAVADLNYRGSTGYGREYRQALHQRWGKSDVADACAVVEYLAAQGLVDKRKAFIRGGSAGGYTTLCALAFQDVFRAGASLYGVSDPVALARATHKFEGDYLDWLIGDPQRDVERYRQRTPLLHAERIKVPVIFFQGELDAVVVPEQTRSMLAALQANGIDAEGHFYAEERHGFRKAENLAHALEEEWKFYCRVLVQ; encoded by the coding sequence ATGATCGAAACTCCCGTGTCATCGCCCGCGGCTGAATTCAGCGCGGCCCAGGCAGTTGCCGCCGGCACCGACTTTGCCGAACTCAAGGTCAGTGCCGACGGGCTGTTCTGGAACGAATTCCGCCCGGCCGACGGTGCTTGCCGTATCTGGCACTGGTTGCACTACCAAGCTCGCTGCCTGACCCCGGACGGCTTCAGCGTGCGCAGTCGGGTCTACGAATATGGTGGCGGCAGCTTCTGCCTGGGCGGCGACGGGCTGGTGTTCGTCAACGAAAAGGACCAGCAGGTCTACACCCAGCCGCTGGACGATCTGTTACCACGTGCACTGACCCAGGATGCCAGCTGCCGCTATGGCGATGTGCAGTGGCACGACGGCCAGGTGCTGGCCGTCGAAGAGCGCCATGCCGAACAGGTAGAGCATCGCCTGGTCGCTCTGGGTAACAGCAGCCGCGAAGTCCTCGCCGAGGGCGCCGACTTCTACGCCTCGCCTGCTGTCAGCGCCGATGGCCAGCGCCTGGCGTGGATCGAATGGGACCGCCCGGCACAGCCCTGGACCGTCACCCGGCTGATGTGCCGCGCGCGCGATGCCAGCGGCCACTGGGGGCCGGCGCAATGTGTAGCCGCCGCAGAAGAATCGTTGCAACAACCACGCTTCGATGCCCAAGGTCGGCTCTACTGCCTTTCCGACCGCAAGGGCTTCTGGCAACCCTGGGGTGAGGTCGATGGCCAATGGCAAGCGTTGCCTGCCGCATCGGCGGACCATGCTGCTGCGCCTTGGCAATTGGGGACCTGCACCTGGTTGCCACTGAGCCCGCAAAGCTACCTGGCCAGTTGGTTCGAAGACGGCTTCGGGCAATTGGGGCTGCGTGGTGAAGATGGCCGTATGGAGCGTTTTGCCAGTGCCTACACACGCTTTCGCAGCCTGACCATGGACAGCGAACACCTGTATGCCATTGCCGCGTCGCCCATCAGCCCACCGGCAGTCATTGCCATTGACCGCAACAACCACGAAGTACGCGTGCTGGCCGGCGGTGCCGAAGTGCTGCCGGCAGGGAATATCAGCCTGCCGCAGCCGATCCACTACAACAGTGACGGCGAGCAGGCCCATGGTTTCTTCTACCCCCCAGCGCAGTCGCAAGGCGCCGCACCGCTGGTGGTATTCATCCACGGCGGGCCAACCTCAGCCTGCTATCCCGTGCTCGACCCGCGCATTCAGTATTGGACCCAGCGCGGCTTTGCCGTGGCCGACCTCAACTACCGGGGCAGCACCGGCTATGGCCGGGAGTACCGGCAGGCACTGCATCAGCGCTGGGGCAAAAGCGATGTGGCCGATGCCTGCGCGGTGGTCGAATACCTGGCGGCTCAGGGCTTGGTCGACAAACGCAAGGCATTCATCCGCGGCGGCAGCGCCGGGGGTTACACCACCCTGTGCGCCTTGGCGTTTCAAGACGTGTTCCGCGCCGGCGCCAGCCTGTACGGGGTCAGTGACCCGGTAGCCCTGGCCCGTGCCACCCACAAGTTCGAAGGCGATTACCTGGACTGGCTGATCGGCGACCCGCAGCGGGACGTTGAACGCTATCGCCAGCGCACGCCGTTGCTGCATGCAGAGCGAATCAAGGTACCGGTGATTTTCTTCCAGGGTGAGCTGGATGCGGTGGTGGTGCCGGAGCAGACACGCTCCATGTTGGCTGCGTTGCAGGCCAACGGGATCGACGCTGAAGGGCATTTTTATGCGGAGGAGCGGCATGGGTTCCGCAAGGCGGAGAACCTGGCGCATGCCTTGGAAGAAGAGTGGAAATTCTATTGCCGGGTGTTGGTGCAGTAG
- the pqqE gene encoding pyrroloquinoline quinone biosynthesis protein PqqE, translated as MPNTGSSSPELPPTPEVGLPLWLLAELTYRCPLQCPYCSNPLDFAAQGQELSTEQWFKVMAEAREMGAAQIGFSGGEPLVRQDLAQLIAEARRLGYYTNLITSGIGLTEARIAEFKKAGLDHIQISFQASDEQVNNLLAGSKKAFAQKLEMARAVKAHGYPMVLNFVTHRHNIDKIDRIIELCIALEADFVELATCQFYGWAHLNRLGLLPTRAQLERAERITNEYRDKLKAEGNPCKLIFVTPDYYEERPKACMNGWGNLFLTITPDGTALPCHGARQLPVQFPNVRDHDLHHIWYESFGFNRFRGYEWMREPCRSCDEKEKDFGGCRCQAFMLTGDASNADPVCAKSTEHGIILKAREEAETAQLAIEQMTFRNDRNSRVIARG; from the coding sequence GTGCCGAACACTGGATCGTCCTCGCCTGAGTTGCCGCCTACCCCCGAGGTCGGCCTGCCGCTGTGGCTGCTGGCCGAACTCACCTACCGCTGCCCGCTGCAGTGCCCTTACTGCTCCAACCCGCTGGACTTCGCCGCCCAGGGCCAGGAGCTGAGCACCGAACAGTGGTTCAAGGTCATGGCTGAAGCGCGGGAAATGGGTGCCGCACAAATCGGCTTTTCCGGCGGTGAACCACTGGTACGCCAGGACCTTGCCCAGCTGATAGCAGAGGCCCGCCGCCTGGGTTACTACACCAACCTGATCACCTCGGGCATTGGCCTGACCGAGGCACGCATCGCCGAATTCAAGAAGGCTGGCCTGGACCATATCCAGATCAGCTTCCAGGCCAGCGACGAGCAGGTGAACAACCTGCTGGCTGGCTCGAAGAAGGCCTTTGCACAGAAGCTGGAAATGGCCCGCGCGGTGAAAGCCCATGGCTACCCGATGGTGCTCAACTTCGTCACTCATCGGCACAACATCGACAAGATCGACCGCATCATCGAGTTGTGCATTGCCCTGGAGGCCGACTTCGTCGAGCTCGCCACGTGCCAGTTCTATGGCTGGGCGCACCTCAACCGCCTGGGACTGCTGCCAACCCGCGCGCAGCTCGAGCGGGCCGAACGTATCACCAACGAATACAGGGACAAGCTCAAGGCCGAGGGCAACCCGTGCAAGCTTATTTTCGTTACCCCTGACTACTACGAAGAGCGTCCCAAGGCCTGTATGAACGGCTGGGGCAACCTGTTCCTCACCATCACCCCGGACGGCACCGCATTGCCCTGCCACGGCGCCCGCCAGCTGCCCGTGCAGTTCCCGAATGTACGCGACCACGACTTGCACCATATCTGGTATGAATCGTTCGGTTTCAACCGCTTCCGTGGCTATGAGTGGATGCGCGAACCTTGCCGCTCCTGCGACGAAAAAGAAAAGGACTTCGGCGGCTGTCGCTGCCAGGCCTTCATGCTCACCGGCGATGCCAGCAACGCCGACCCGGTGTGCGCCAAGTCGACCGAGCACGGCATCATTCTCAAGGCCCGCGAGGAGGCTGAAACCGCCCAGCTCGCGATCGAACAGATGACCTTCCGCAATGATCGAAACTCCCGTGTCATCGCCCGCGGCTGA
- the pqqD gene encoding pyrroloquinoline quinone biosynthesis peptide chaperone PqqD yields MSFDRNQVPNWRPGYRFQYEPAQKGHVLLYPEGMIKLNDSASLIGGLIDGQRDVAAIISELEQQFPGVPQVADDIEQFMEVARAEHWIVLA; encoded by the coding sequence ATGAGTTTCGACCGTAACCAGGTACCGAACTGGCGCCCCGGCTATCGTTTCCAGTACGAGCCGGCGCAAAAGGGCCATGTGTTGCTGTACCCCGAAGGCATGATCAAGCTCAACGACAGCGCGAGCCTGATCGGTGGCCTGATCGACGGCCAGCGCGACGTGGCAGCAATTATCAGCGAACTCGAACAGCAATTCCCCGGTGTCCCGCAAGTGGCGGACGACATCGAGCAGTTCATGGAGGTGGCCCGTGCCGAACACTGGATCGTCCTCGCCTGA
- the pqqC gene encoding pyrroloquinoline-quinone synthase PqqC — MSDALPMSPAEFEQALRAKGAYYHIHHPYHVAMYQGRATRKQIQGWVANRFYYQVNIPMKDAAILANCPDREVRREWIQRLLDHDGAPGEDGGIEAWLRLGQAVGLDPDQLRSQELVLPGVRFAVDAYVNFARRASWQEAASSSLTELFAPQIHQSRLDSWPQHYPWIDPAGYEYFRTRLGQARRDVEHGLAITLQHYTTRAGQERMLEILQFKLDILWSMLDAMSMAYELNRPPYHSVTQERVWHKGITL, encoded by the coding sequence ATGAGCGACGCACTGCCAATGTCCCCTGCCGAGTTCGAGCAGGCCTTGCGCGCCAAGGGCGCCTATTATCACATCCATCACCCGTACCACGTGGCGATGTACCAAGGTCGCGCCACCCGCAAGCAGATCCAGGGCTGGGTGGCCAACCGCTTCTACTACCAGGTCAACATCCCGATGAAGGATGCTGCGATCCTGGCCAACTGCCCGGACCGCGAAGTGCGCCGCGAGTGGATCCAGCGCCTGCTCGACCACGATGGTGCGCCCGGCGAGGATGGCGGTATCGAAGCCTGGCTGCGCCTGGGCCAGGCTGTCGGGCTGGACCCGGACCAATTGCGCTCGCAAGAACTGGTATTGCCTGGCGTGCGCTTTGCCGTGGACGCCTACGTCAACTTCGCCCGCCGCGCCAGCTGGCAGGAAGCCGCCAGCAGCTCGCTGACCGAGCTGTTCGCCCCGCAAATCCACCAGTCACGTCTGGACAGCTGGCCACAGCACTACCCGTGGATCGACCCCGCCGGCTACGAGTATTTCCGTACCCGCCTGGGCCAGGCTCGACGCGATGTGGAACACGGCCTGGCGATTACCCTGCAGCACTACACCACCCGTGCGGGCCAGGAGCGTATGCTGGAGATACTGCAGTTCAAACTGGATATCCTGTGGAGCATGCTCGATGCCATGAGCATGGCCTACGAACTGAACCGCCCACCCTATCATTCCGTCACCCAGGAACGGGTGTGGCACAAGGGAATCACCCTATGA
- the pqqB gene encoding pyrroloquinoline quinone biosynthesis protein PqqB encodes MYIQVLGSAAGGGFPQWNCNCVNCKGYRDGTLQATARTQSSIALSDDGVHWILCNASPDIRAQLQAFAPMQPARALRDTGINAIVLLDSQIDHTTGLLSLREGCPHQVWCTDMVHQDLTTGFPLFNMLSHWNGGLQWNRIELEGSFVIDACPNLKFTPFPLRSAAPPYSPHRFDPHPGDNLGLMVEDTRTGGKLFYAPGLGQVDEKLLAMMHGADCLLVDGTLWEDDEMQRRGVGTRTGREMGHLAQNGPGGMLEVLDGFPRQRKVLIHINNTNPILDENSPERAEVLRRGVEVAFDGMSIEL; translated from the coding sequence ATGTACATCCAGGTTCTCGGCTCCGCCGCCGGTGGCGGGTTCCCGCAGTGGAACTGCAACTGCGTCAACTGCAAGGGCTACCGTGATGGCACCCTGCAAGCCACGGCGCGCACCCAGTCATCCATCGCCCTGTCCGACGACGGTGTGCACTGGATACTGTGCAATGCCTCGCCCGACATCCGCGCCCAACTGCAGGCCTTTGCGCCGATGCAGCCGGCCCGGGCCCTGCGCGACACCGGCATCAACGCCATCGTCCTGCTGGACAGCCAGATCGACCACACCACCGGCCTGCTCAGCCTGCGCGAAGGCTGCCCGCATCAGGTGTGGTGCACGGACATGGTCCACCAGGACCTGACCACCGGTTTCCCGCTGTTCAACATGCTCAGCCACTGGAACGGTGGCCTGCAGTGGAACCGTATCGAGCTGGAAGGCAGCTTCGTGATCGACGCCTGCCCCAACCTCAAGTTCACCCCCTTCCCCCTGCGCAGCGCCGCGCCGCCTTATTCGCCACACCGCTTCGACCCGCACCCGGGCGATAACCTTGGTTTGATGGTCGAAGACACCCGCACCGGCGGCAAGCTGTTCTACGCCCCGGGCCTGGGCCAGGTAGACGAAAAGCTGCTGGCGATGATGCACGGTGCCGACTGCCTGCTGGTCGACGGCACCCTGTGGGAAGACGACGAAATGCAGCGCCGCGGTGTCGGCACCCGCACCGGCCGCGAGATGGGCCACTTGGCGCAGAACGGCCCGGGCGGCATGCTCGAAGTGCTGGACGGTTTCCCGCGCCAGCGCAAAGTGCTTATCCACATCAACAACACCAACCCGATTCTCGATGAAAACTCCCCCGAGCGCGCCGAAGTCCTGCGCCGGGGCGTCGAAGTTGCCTTCGATGGCATGAGCATCGAGTTGTAA
- the pqqA gene encoding pyrroloquinoline quinone precursor peptide PqqA: protein MWTKPAYTDLRIGFEVTMYFANR, encoded by the coding sequence ATGTGGACCAAACCTGCATACACTGACCTGCGTATCGGCTTCGAAGTTACCATGTACTTCGCTAACCGCTAA
- the pqqF gene encoding pyrroloquinoline quinone biosynthesis protein PqqF, which yields MSDTTRQLTLANGLQLTLRHAPRLKRSAAALRVHAGSHDAAARWPGLAHFLEHLFFLGTPRFPLEDGLMRYVQAVGGQVNASTRERATDFFFEVPPNALDGGLERLCQMLSEPDLGIERQRREREVIHAEFIAWSRNPSAQQQFALLQSVSDKHPLGAFHAGNRYTLALHDAAFQQALAGFHQRFYQGGQICLSLCGPQPLDELERLARQHAELFAAGERVPRALPPPLPALANALTFTHQGLPSGAEHALELLIAYLEDSRPGTWLGALRERGWLQSFTAEKLYAFAGQLLWHLDLKLSADACPDETCALLQGWFRFIRQADRDQLNHQFGLLQCSRAQSASALELARRDSTGQPFAKLDAQGLQALGALLESLPGSDHGNWQRLPVDPLLKADLRHAKAQPLPAALKISDQLPPARQYAALYLRWHVPSPLRQQLQRVLELALVPLQERCDRASVQLQYSSAGEYWQLRCAGLPAAVLRAVEQALALMLKPPASCWLPCTAQPPALIPIRALLKQLPDAVRGSLPAAVPADTLNQQQLDSLWLHTEWHGMATGFEDTALNALGTALQQCPGQGSRPAPLPTWANHRWQHAQVPGSEHALLLFYPLPAAKEAAGRLLAQLLQGPVYQRLRVELQLGYAVFSAFRQVEGVGGLLFGVQSPHTGPAQVLNHLLGLLRHGVTLDPAARQALAGQFDEPAMANADVAEWAWQTHLATQPDKLDVLRRSILTTRQTDLDHLLSDLLAPGFAWLCLANAAAPDTSWQGEKR from the coding sequence ATGTCTGACACCACTCGCCAACTCACCCTCGCCAACGGCTTGCAGTTGACCCTGCGCCACGCCCCGCGCCTCAAACGCTCGGCCGCCGCACTGCGGGTGCATGCGGGCAGCCACGACGCAGCTGCCAGATGGCCCGGTCTGGCGCACTTCCTCGAACACCTGTTCTTCCTCGGTACACCGCGCTTCCCGCTGGAAGACGGCCTGATGCGCTACGTACAAGCCGTGGGCGGACAGGTCAACGCCAGCACCCGCGAACGCGCCACCGACTTTTTCTTCGAGGTGCCACCCAACGCGCTCGATGGCGGTCTCGAGCGCCTGTGCCAAATGCTGTCAGAACCGGATCTGGGTATCGAACGCCAACGCCGTGAACGCGAAGTGATCCACGCCGAATTCATCGCCTGGTCGCGCAATCCATCGGCCCAACAGCAGTTCGCCCTGCTGCAGTCAGTCTCAGACAAGCATCCACTGGGCGCTTTTCATGCTGGCAATCGATACACCCTGGCCTTGCACGACGCAGCTTTCCAGCAAGCGCTTGCGGGCTTTCATCAGCGCTTCTACCAAGGCGGCCAGATCTGCTTGAGCCTTTGCGGGCCACAGCCGCTGGATGAACTTGAACGCCTTGCCCGGCAGCACGCCGAACTGTTCGCCGCAGGTGAGCGCGTGCCGCGAGCGCTGCCGCCGCCACTGCCCGCACTGGCTAACGCTCTGACCTTCACTCACCAAGGCCTCCCCAGCGGGGCCGAGCACGCCTTGGAACTGCTGATCGCTTACCTGGAGGACAGCCGCCCAGGTACCTGGCTGGGCGCGCTTCGCGAGCGTGGCTGGCTACAAAGCTTCACGGCCGAAAAGCTGTACGCGTTTGCCGGTCAGCTGCTGTGGCACCTTGACCTGAAGCTAAGTGCCGACGCTTGCCCGGACGAAACCTGCGCCCTGCTGCAAGGTTGGTTCAGGTTCATCCGCCAGGCCGACCGAGACCAGTTGAACCACCAATTCGGCTTGCTGCAGTGCAGCCGTGCGCAAAGTGCCAGCGCACTCGAACTGGCCCGCCGGGACAGCACAGGCCAGCCGTTCGCCAAGCTGGATGCCCAGGGGTTGCAGGCGCTTGGCGCCCTGCTGGAAAGCCTGCCAGGTAGCGACCATGGCAATTGGCAGCGCTTGCCAGTCGACCCATTGCTGAAGGCTGACCTGCGCCATGCCAAGGCGCAGCCGCTGCCGGCAGCGCTGAAGATCAGTGACCAGCTCCCGCCGGCGCGCCAATACGCTGCGCTGTACCTGCGCTGGCATGTACCTTCGCCTTTGCGCCAGCAGCTACAGCGTGTGCTGGAACTGGCCCTGGTACCACTGCAGGAACGCTGTGACCGCGCCTCCGTGCAACTGCAGTACAGCAGCGCCGGAGAATACTGGCAGTTGCGCTGCGCCGGCCTGCCAGCAGCAGTGCTGCGGGCAGTGGAACAAGCCTTGGCATTGATGCTCAAGCCACCTGCCAGTTGCTGGCTGCCCTGCACGGCGCAGCCCCCGGCCCTGATCCCCATCAGGGCCCTGCTCAAGCAACTGCCAGACGCGGTACGGGGTAGCCTGCCCGCAGCGGTGCCCGCCGACACGCTGAACCAGCAGCAACTCGACAGCCTGTGGCTGCACACCGAATGGCATGGCATGGCTACCGGCTTCGAGGATACCGCGCTAAATGCCTTGGGCACTGCGCTGCAGCAGTGCCCTGGGCAAGGCTCGCGGCCTGCCCCCCTGCCTACATGGGCAAACCACCGCTGGCAGCATGCCCAAGTGCCAGGCAGCGAACATGCCCTGCTGCTGTTCTACCCGTTGCCTGCGGCCAAAGAAGCCGCAGGCCGCCTGTTAGCCCAGTTGCTGCAAGGGCCGGTTTACCAACGCCTGCGGGTAGAATTGCAACTCGGCTATGCGGTGTTCAGCGCCTTTCGTCAGGTCGAGGGTGTTGGTGGGCTGCTGTTCGGCGTGCAGTCTCCCCACACCGGTCCGGCACAGGTGCTCAACCACCTGCTCGGCCTGCTGCGCCATGGCGTCACCCTTGACCCGGCCGCTCGCCAAGCATTGGCTGGGCAATTCGACGAGCCCGCCATGGCCAATGCCGATGTCGCCGAATGGGCGTGGCAGACACACTTGGCCACACAACCCGATAAGCTGGATGTGCTGCGCAGGTCTATCCTGACTACGCGGCAGACGGATCTGGACCACCTGCTGAGCGACCTGCTCGCCCCAGGTTTCGCTTGGCTATGTTTGGCCAACGCTGCCGCGCCAGACACTTCCTGGCAGGGTGAAAAACGATGA
- a CDS encoding carbon-nitrogen hydrolase produces the protein MRIALYQGAPKPLDVPGSLQRLRHQAQLAAERGAQLLVCPEMFLTGYNIGLAQVERLAEAADGPAAMTVVEIAQAHRIAIVYGYPERGDDGAIYNSVQLIDAHGRSLSNYRKTHLFGELDRSMFSPGADYFPVVELEGWKVGLLICYDIEFPENARRLALDGAELILVPTANMTPYDFTCQVTVRARAQENQCYLVYANYCGAEDEIQYCGQSSIIGPDGSLLAMAGRDECQLLAELEHERVVLGRTAFPYLTDLRQELHLRKG, from the coding sequence ATGCGCATCGCTCTGTACCAAGGTGCACCCAAGCCACTGGATGTGCCCGGCAGCCTGCAACGGCTGCGTCACCAGGCGCAGTTGGCAGCCGAACGCGGCGCGCAGTTGCTGGTTTGCCCGGAGATGTTCCTGACCGGCTACAACATCGGCCTGGCCCAGGTCGAGCGCCTGGCCGAGGCCGCCGATGGCCCGGCAGCCATGACCGTGGTGGAGATCGCCCAGGCGCACCGCATCGCCATTGTCTATGGCTACCCTGAGCGCGGCGATGACGGGGCGATCTACAACAGCGTGCAGTTGATCGATGCGCATGGCCGCAGCCTGAGCAATTACCGCAAGACCCACCTGTTCGGTGAACTGGACCGTTCGATGTTCAGCCCAGGCGCCGACTATTTCCCGGTGGTGGAACTGGAAGGCTGGAAGGTTGGCCTGCTGATCTGCTACGACATCGAGTTCCCGGAGAACGCCCGGCGCCTGGCGCTGGATGGCGCCGAGCTGATCCTGGTGCCGACGGCGAACATGACGCCGTACGACTTTACCTGCCAGGTGACTGTGAGAGCCCGGGCGCAGGAAAACCAGTGCTATCTGGTGTATGCCAACTACTGCGGTGCGGAAGACGAGATCCAGTATTGCGGGCAGAGCAGCATCATCGGCCCGGATGGCAGCTTGCTGGCCATGGCCGGGCGGGATGAGTGCCAGTTGTTGGCAGAGCTGGAACATGAGCGGGTGGTGCTGGGACGCACGGCGTTTCCCTACCTGACCGATTTGCGCCAGGAGCTGCACCTGCGTAAAGGCTGA